CGCCGGTTCGGTCTGGTTCGTAATGCCGCGCGCCTTCCCGCACAAACGCTACGAGGACGTGCCGCTCGAGGCGCGCATCGCGATCGTCGTCCAAGCCGCCGCCGCGCATCCGCGTTTCGGCGTCGCCATCACCGAAGCCGGTTTGTTTGCGGAGATCGCCTCCGAGTTTCGCGCCTCCCTTGCTCCGCGCGAGCTGGCGTTCCTGTGCGGGCGCGACGCCGCCGAGCGCATCGTCGGCTGGAACTACGCCGGAGGTCCCGCGATCGAAGAACAGCTATGCGGCTACCGGCTGCTCGTCGCGGACCGGCAGGGCTCCTACGCGCCACCCGCTCACCTGGCCCACGCCGTCGCCCGCATCGAAGTGCCTCTAGAGTATGGCGAGGATTCCGCCACTGAAGTCCGCCGCCGCATCCGGCAAGGCGAACCATGGCGTCATCTGGTGCCTCACCCCGCCGCGCCGCTCATCGCCCGCGCCTATCGAGGCCGCCGCTGATGCGCCCCTTATACTGAAAGTTTATGCTCCAATTCCTCAAGGACCTGTGGGACCCGTCTGCCGCCGCGTCGCTCGAAACCGATGGACTCGGCCTACTGACTTACCGTTCGAACCTCCTCGGCGCCGATCTCCGCATCACCAATTTCGGCGGCGGGAACACGAGTTCGAAATTGGCCATGCCCGATCCCTTCACGCGCAAGGATACGCAAGTGCTCGCCGTGAAGGGCTCCGGCGGCGACCTCGGCTCGATCAAGAAAACCGGCTTCGCGCTGCTTTATCTCGATCGCCTCAACGATCTGCGCGGGATCTATAAAGGCGAAGCGCATGAAGACGAGATGGTCGGCTACTATCCGCTTGCCGCGTTCGGCGACAGCCGTGTCGCCGCCTCCATCGATACGCCTCTCCACGGATTTCTCCCGTTCCCCCACGTCGATCACCTCCATCCGGATTGGGCCATCGCCATCGCCGCGTCGGCCAACGGCAAGGCGAAGATGGACGAGTTCAACGCGAAGTACAACCACAAAGTGGTATGGCTTCCGTGGCAGCGCCCGGGGTTCGAACTCGGGCTGATGCTCCGCAAGGCGGTGGAGGACAATCCCGATTGCGACGGCATCATTCTCGGATCGCACGGGCTGTTCACCTGGGGCGATACGCAGCGCGAGTGCTACATCAATTCGGTCCGGATGATCGATGACATGGGCAAGTTCCTGGACGAGCACGAACGGAAGCTGACGACCCCGGCCTTCGGCGGCGCGAAGCACCAGCAGCGCGCCGACGCCGCTGAAGTGGCGGCGTCCGTGTTCGCCTACTTGCGGGGCGCGGTCGGCAGGATGAAGCGGTCCGTGGGCCACTACAACGATTCGCCGGACGTTCAGGAGTTCGCCAACTCGCACCGCGCAGCAGAACTGGCCGGACTCGGCACAAGCTGCCCGGATCATTTCCTGCGCACCAAGATCTCGCCCCTTTACGTCGATTGGAACCCGCAATCCGAAGACGTCGCCGCGCTGAGGACGAAGCTCGACGCCGGCCTCGCCGCCTATCGCGATTCCTACGCCGCCTATCACGCGGAACACAAAGAGCCCGCCTCGCCGGCGATGCGGGACCCGAATCCGTCCGTCGTGCTGATCCCAGGGCTCGGCATGTTCACGTTCGCGAAGAACAAGCCCGAAGCGCGCATCAGCGGCGAGTTTTATGTGAACGCCATCCACGTGATGGCCGGCGCCATCGCCCTGGGTGGAGGCGAGGCGCCGCCCGCGGTGCTGCCTCAAGCCAAGAACGCCGCAGACACCAAGGCCTTCGCGAGCCTCCACAACTACGTCGCCCTCCCGCGCCGCGAAGCGTTCCGCATCGAATACTGGGCGCTTGAGGAAGCGAAGTTGCAGCGCATGCCTCCGGAGAAGGAGTTTAGCCGGCGCATTGTCCTCGTGGTCGGCGGTGGCGCCGGCATCGGCCGCAACACCGCGCTCGATCTCGCGCGCGGCGGCGCCAACGTAATGATCGCGGACAAGAACGAAGACGCAGCCCGCGAGGTTGCCGGCGAAGCGGCCAAGGTCGCCGGTGCGGAGGCCGTCTCCTGTTGTTACATCGATCTCACGGACCGGAAGTCGATCGACCAGGCCATCGACAAGACCGTGCTCGCCTTCGGTGGACTCGATGGCGTCGTCAACACCGCCGCCATTTTCGTCGCGCCGGACCTGAACGGCAAACTCACAGACGAGAAGTGGGGGCTCACTCTCAGCGTCAACGTCACCGGCAATCACTTCCTGCTCGACGAAGCGGCCATCGTCCTTCGCCAGCAGAGCCTTCCCGCCACCATTGTGCTCACCAGTTCGGCCAACGCCGTCGTGCCCAAACGCGGTTCGGAAGCCTACGACGTCTCAAAGAGCGCCGTGAATCACATGGTGCGCGAGTACGCCATCGATCTTTCGCCGATGATCCGCGTGAACGCCATCGCGCCGGCCACCGTCGTCGAAGGCTCCACCATGTTTCCGCGCGACCGCGTGATGGCGTCTCTCTCCAAATACAAGATTGAGTACGCCGAGGACGAATCCACCGACGAGTTGCGCCACAAGCTTGCGCAATTCTACGCCCAGCGCACGCTCACCAAACTTCCGATCACTCCGGCCGATTGCGCGCAGGCGATCCTCTATCTCACTAGCGACCGCAGCGCCAAGACCACCGGGCACGTGATCCCCGTGGACGGAGGCCTACCCGAAGCGTTCTTGCGCTAACGCAGCGACAAGCCGCCGTCGACGGCGATCAACTGCCCCGTGACGAAATTCGTCGCGCCGAGAAAGTAGAGCACGGCGTCGGCGATTTCGTCCGCCGTCCCGGCCCGCCCGGCCGGCGTCGCCTGCACCATCGGGATGCTGCGCTGGTCCAGGTCGCCAAACGGAATCACGCCCGGCGCCACCGAGTTCACCGTGATCTCCGGCGCGAACGCTTTGGCGAGCGCGCGCGTCATGTGGATGACGCCTGCTTTCGAAGCGCAGTAGTGCGCGTGTTCGGCCCACGGACGGATGCCGCCGAGCGAGCTGATGTTCACGATCCGCCCGCCGCCGGAAGCGCGCATCTGCTTCGCCCCCTGCTGGCAGCAGAAGAACACGGCTTTCAGGTTCACGCTGTGGATGAAGTCCCAGTCGCGCTCGGTGACTTCCATCGGATCGAACCGCGTAAACCGCGCGGCGTTGTTCACCAGCCCGTCCAGCCGTCCGAAGTGCGCGCCGACTTCCGCGAACAGCCGCTCGATCTCGGGCACCTTTTCGAGATCGGCCTGGAAGACCGGAGCGCCACCGCATTCGGCCGCCGTAGCCCGAGCCTCGGCCTCCGATCCACCATAGTGAATCGCCACCCGAGCCCCCTCGCGCGCCAGCCGCAGCGCGATGCCGCGTCCGATGCGCTTCGCCGCGCCTGTCACCAGTACCACTTTCCCGGTCACGCTCATTGGCGATCCTCCAGCCGCGGCTCCGGGAGCTTGCCCGCCAGCACCGCCCAGATCCAGAAGATCGAAACGCTCCCGCTCGCCAGGCCGGACCACAGCCCGATCGTTCGCGTGTCGTAGTAATCGGACGCGAAACCGGCAGCCGTCATCGAGATCATCATCATCCCCCAGTTCATCGATTCGAACGTCGAGAAGACGCGCCCGCGATAGGCATCGTCGACGGTGCGGAGCAACTGGGTCATGTTCATTGTCGATGTCATTCCCACCGCGGCTCGCGAGAGAGCGATGAAGAACAGCGCCCAGGCGAAGCTTTGCATCTGGCTGAAGGCCGCGTAGGCCACGCCGTGGACCAGGTAGCAGAGCGCCACCAGCCACAAGTACGCGCGAAAACTGAGGCGCGGCATCAACCGGTGCGCGGTGGCGCCGCCGGCGATCAGGCCGATCGCCGCGAAGCCCCAGATGATGCCGATGCCCGCCGCGCCCTTGTTGAACACCTTCTCGCCGAACAGCGAGAACAGCACCTGCGCCGCGCCGCCGCCCGTGGCCCACCCCACGCCGAGCAGCGCCAGCCCGAACACCAAGGGCACGCTTCGCATGTACCGAAGGCCCTCGCGATACTCGTGCAGGGGCCGCGCCACCATGCGTTCGCGCGGGAGCCCGGCCGGACGGAAACCTTCCGGCAGCGACAGCCGCGACACCGAGAACGCCGACACCACGAACGACATCGCGTTCAGCGCGAACGCAGCCTCGTAGCCCAGCGAATGGACGCTCGTGCCGCCGAGGAACATGCCGATGGCGAGGTTGGTCCACTGCGTGGTCTGCGTGAGCGTGTTCGCCGTGTGCAACTGCTCGCGCGTGGCGATGCGCGGAAGAATCGCCGCGCGGCCGCTCGTGAAAAAAGGTGAGCAGAACATCAGCATCGCGCTCAGCAGATACAGCAGCCAGGTGGCTGGATAGATCAGGCAAAGCCCGAAGCACACGGCCACCACGGCGCGAATCGCGTCGCTCCAGATCATCAACTGCCGCCGGTCCGCGCGGTCGAGCGCCACCCCGGCGAGCGGCCCGGCGATCATCATCGCCACTCCACGCGCCAGCAGCACCCCGCTCACGATCAGGCCCGAGCCGGTCGTCTCGAGCACCAGGCTGAACACGGCGATGTTGTTGAAGTGATCGCCCACTTCGCTCACCACCTGCCCGGTCCACAGGTTTCGGTAGTTCCGGTTGGTCCGGAGCAACTCGACGAAGCCGGCCAT
This DNA window, taken from Bryobacteraceae bacterium, encodes the following:
- a CDS encoding MFS transporter, which gives rise to MAGFVELLRTNRNYRNLWTGQVVSEVGDHFNNIAVFSLVLETTGSGLIVSGVLLARGVAMMIAGPLAGVALDRADRRQLMIWSDAIRAVVAVCFGLCLIYPATWLLYLLSAMLMFCSPFFTSGRAAILPRIATREQLHTANTLTQTTQWTNLAIGMFLGGTSVHSLGYEAAFALNAMSFVVSAFSVSRLSLPEGFRPAGLPRERMVARPLHEYREGLRYMRSVPLVFGLALLGVGWATGGGAAQVLFSLFGEKVFNKGAAGIGIIWGFAAIGLIAGGATAHRLMPRLSFRAYLWLVALCYLVHGVAYAAFSQMQSFAWALFFIALSRAAVGMTSTMNMTQLLRTVDDAYRGRVFSTFESMNWGMMMISMTAAGFASDYYDTRTIGLWSGLASGSVSIFWIWAVLAGKLPEPRLEDRQ
- a CDS encoding bifunctional rhamnulose-1-phosphate aldolase/short-chain dehydrogenase, whose amino-acid sequence is MLQFLKDLWDPSAAASLETDGLGLLTYRSNLLGADLRITNFGGGNTSSKLAMPDPFTRKDTQVLAVKGSGGDLGSIKKTGFALLYLDRLNDLRGIYKGEAHEDEMVGYYPLAAFGDSRVAASIDTPLHGFLPFPHVDHLHPDWAIAIAASANGKAKMDEFNAKYNHKVVWLPWQRPGFELGLMLRKAVEDNPDCDGIILGSHGLFTWGDTQRECYINSVRMIDDMGKFLDEHERKLTTPAFGGAKHQQRADAAEVAASVFAYLRGAVGRMKRSVGHYNDSPDVQEFANSHRAAELAGLGTSCPDHFLRTKISPLYVDWNPQSEDVAALRTKLDAGLAAYRDSYAAYHAEHKEPASPAMRDPNPSVVLIPGLGMFTFAKNKPEARISGEFYVNAIHVMAGAIALGGGEAPPAVLPQAKNAADTKAFASLHNYVALPRREAFRIEYWALEEAKLQRMPPEKEFSRRIVLVVGGGAGIGRNTALDLARGGANVMIADKNEDAAREVAGEAAKVAGAEAVSCCYIDLTDRKSIDQAIDKTVLAFGGLDGVVNTAAIFVAPDLNGKLTDEKWGLTLSVNVTGNHFLLDEAAIVLRQQSLPATIVLTSSANAVVPKRGSEAYDVSKSAVNHMVREYAIDLSPMIRVNAIAPATVVEGSTMFPRDRVMASLSKYKIEYAEDESTDELRHKLAQFYAQRTLTKLPITPADCAQAILYLTSDRSAKTTGHVIPVDGGLPEAFLR
- a CDS encoding SDR family oxidoreductase, encoding MSVTGKVVLVTGAAKRIGRGIALRLAREGARVAIHYGGSEAEARATAAECGGAPVFQADLEKVPEIERLFAEVGAHFGRLDGLVNNAARFTRFDPMEVTERDWDFIHSVNLKAVFFCCQQGAKQMRASGGGRIVNISSLGGIRPWAEHAHYCASKAGVIHMTRALAKAFAPEITVNSVAPGVIPFGDLDQRSIPMVQATPAGRAGTADEIADAVLYFLGATNFVTGQLIAVDGGLSLR